Within the Dolichospermum compactum NIES-806 genome, the region AAGGAGATTTGCGAAAGTTATTAAAAACTGTGCAAATGCGGCTGACAGAATTTAAAGCTAGTCGGTGGTTTGCGAATGAATCTAAACAAAAAGCTGCCCTAAAATTGGGTATAGAATATTCTAGCCCCGCATTAATTTTAGAGAAACTAGAATTCATTGATCAAGTTACCTCCAAATATACTAATAATGATATAGATACAAATTATAACAACTCCAACTCTTCACCTGTTGCACCATCCACAGATTTAGTTAATTCCCAACAATTTGTTCCTAAAACATCAAATCAAGCCAACAAAAACCCACCAAAAGGAAAAACTAACACAACAGGTATTTTACCACGTTCAATTTTAAGCACAATCACTCGCCTACAGGTAGAATTAGATCCAGAATCTGAACAAAATGTAGTTCAAAATTTTAGGAAAGCTCAACAAAGAAGTATTATCTCAATTCGGTTTATACTTTTAATAATTATCGTTCCTCTTCTAACTCATCAATTATCCAAGGCTTTAATTGTTGGTCCATTGGTAGAACATTTTCGCCATGATAAAACAGTAGAAGTTTTCCTAAATGGAGAAATGGAAGAAGAAGGATTATTAGCATTACAAAGATTTGAAGAAAGAATCAAATTTGAAGCCTTAATTAGTAATGCACCTCCCCTTACTGCCGAAGAATTAGAACTCAAAATAAAGAAGAAAGCAGAGGAAGTCAAAGAGGAATTTCGTAAAGAAAGTGATAATGCTATTAAAAATGTATTTGCTGATATTTTCGCAGTAATTACCTTCACCATCTTATTACTTGTTAGTAAGCGTTCTATCGCAGTCCTCAAAGAATTTTTTGATAACGTAGTTTATGGTTTAAGTGATAGTGCTAAAGCATTTATTATCATTTTATTTACCGATGTTTTTGTCGGTTTCCACTCTCCTCACGGTTGGGAAGTTCTC harbors:
- a CDS encoding proton extrusion protein PcxA; protein product: MKSTVSSQKIYPFLLSAYKWYLLTPERSLGTAYQAAIKIKEIEDQHFNGNKIDSEFTIHSASVMDYFQGDLRKLLKTVQMRLTEFKASRWFANESKQKAALKLGIEYSSPALILEKLEFIDQVTSKYTNNDIDTNYNNSNSSPVAPSTDLVNSQQFVPKTSNQANKNPPKGKTNTTGILPRSILSTITRLQVELDPESEQNVVQNFRKAQQRSIISIRFILLIIIVPLLTHQLSKALIVGPLVEHFRHDKTVEVFLNGEMEEEGLLALQRFEERIKFEALISNAPPLTAEELELKIKKKAEEVKEEFRKESDNAIKNVFADIFAVITFTILLLVSKRSIAVLKEFFDNVVYGLSDSAKAFIIILFTDVFVGFHSPHGWEVLLEGISRHWGLPANRDFIFLFIATFPVILDTIFKYWIFRYLNRISPSAVATYHNMNE